The window TGCCGAATGCAAGGAATGTAGACCAGAACAAAATTGTATTTTCTCCACTGGTAGGTAAAGATGAATatatggaaaatgtaaaacgGTGCAAAGAATATATTGAGAATGGGCATTCGTATGAACTTTGCTTAACAACCCAATTTATGGGTCATTACTCCATATCCAATGGTAATGCACCTTCTGTAGATTTTCTAAACATGTACTTGCATGTAAGGGATGTGAATAAAGTTGCTTACAGTTGTTACATTCACTATTGCAGACAACTCCACGCCGCATCAGTACCCACCCAAGTAAGTACCAACCCCGTGGTCGACACACAATTGCAATTTACAATCATGAGCTTCAGTCCGGAGGAATTCCTTCGAAAGGATAAGGAGAATATCCTCTTTAGCAAACCAATCAAAGGCACAacaaggagaggaaaaacaaatgaagaagatgaaaaaatgaaagggaaatTGCTCAATAGTAAAAAAGACAAAGCCGAGAATCTCATGATTGTAGATCTCACGACAAACGACTTCCACAGGATTTGCAAAACTGATACCGTTCGTGTTAATCAACTGTTTCACATTGAGAGTTATGCTTATGTCCATCAAATGGTTTCCGAAATATGTGGAAGGCTTCCCCCTGGAAAAACCTTTGCAGATGCCATTGTCAATGTTTTTCCAGGCGGTTCCATGACGGGTGCGCCCAAGCCCATATCTATCTCTCTTTTGCAAAGGTGGGGCGGAACACCGCAACTGCGCAGGTGCTAACATAAAAGTGAGCACCGCGCCATACATTTCGAGGTTTCCCATACATATTGTCACCCCTTTTCCGATCACACGCTCACATGTCTGTGTCCACACTTCATCATCACACTCCCTCCCCTCACCGCACAGCATAGAAAAAGCCCCCCGGGGGGTTTACTCTGGATCCATTGGGTTCATCTCCGTGCAGGgaaattttatccttaacatCGTCATTCGAACGGCCTTGGTGCAAAACAATACGGTAAGATGACATGCGTGAAAATGTGGCCCCAAGTACACACACCATTTAACTGTGCCCAATTTGCATTAaccgactttttttttttttttttttttttttttttttcttcctctcccctATTTGGCAGATCTCCATCGGGGCCGGTGGTGCTGTCACCATAAAAAGTGATGAGACGGAGGAGTACAACGAAATGCTCCTTAAGTTTATGAGCGTGGCCAGGCCAATTTGGTAAGTTTTTCCATGTGTAGGATAAAGGCACATCTTCTATACGCCTATGGAAGGCGTATCCCTTTAGCCTTTACATACAATATTCCGtgaggaaatattttgaGCAAGGGGGTTCAAGGAGAAAGGCGTATATTTCTAGGCCAATTTTtgtgcaaatattttttcccatttattaatcaccacctttttttttttttttttcctgtccaGCTCCTACCTGATGGAACAGCACAACGTTCATGTGGAATACAAACTTTAGACacatacgttttttttttttttttttttttttttttttttttttctattactCCACTTTTTCACTTACCGCaataggaaaagaaaaagaatgagaaagtttcttttttttttttggtcccTTTATATGTATAGCTGTACTTGGGAGTGGGCTTCTAGCCTTTTTGCCACCTGACTCGGGGCGAATGTAAGTAGCACATGTAATATATGATGTGTACGCATATGCTGGAGTTCTTAGGCGCCCACCGTGCACGCAGTCCCTCATGTATATCCAAATGAtcagcgttttttttttttttttttttttttcttttttcaaagaaGTGTACCCACAACTCTTCGTACCCATGATGGTGGGTCCCTtggattccctttttttttttttgcacaatcCACTTGTCATTTGGAGTgagtaaataaaatggaagcGGTTTCCATATGGTGTTCTCTCTCTTTCGGTACTTTTATTTAGCGGAGAGTGGAATACGCTACCCTAATGCGTATCGACATGGCGGGGTGGTTTTATCTCGTCGACGCTACTCATTCTTTGTATTTGCGTGCAGAAGGGGAGGTGCGCATATATGGGAGATAATTGCCCGGGGTATATATTTCGGGGGGTccccttctcttctttcttgTGTATGCCCATGTACTCCCATCGATggcatttcgttttttctcgCTGCGACTTTCTCCACATGAGCAAACATCACCTGCATCCcaacgcacaaaaaaaaaaaaaaaaaaaaaaatagcgtcaatttttcttttccaatttttaataaaaaataaaaatatttatccCATTCTTAAAAATTACCTCAAAAAGGTtacaaaagaaatatatatatattttttattttggcaaacaaaacaaaagtgACTTTATCTCGATtaccacctttttttttttggataaCGCCAAGTGTATATAGAAAGCAGTAGTAACACTGAGtaatacttttatttttttctataatttCCCGAAAAATTTACACGCACTGTTTTTCCGGCATATTCAAATATAGCAGTAATTTATCACAAGAATTATCAAATCCACCAAAGGTAAGCACAATTGGTTTCGCTCGGGGGGGTTATAATTCCATGCGAACAGGGGGTTCCTCCCATCCCCCCACATCAGCAGTATGTAATAAGTAAAAGAGGAACAGTATCTCTTCCTCTTGAGTGACCACtacacaacttttttttttttttttttttttttttttctcccctttgtgTATAGGCAACCATGTTAGGAAACAAGCTTAGCATCACAGACGTGAAGGACATTAAGGGCAAGAAGGTTCTGGTGCGCGTAGATTTCAACGTACCAATTGAAAATGGAATTATTAAGGACACGAACAGAATCACAGCGACCCTGCCCACTATTCACCAtctgaagaaggaaggagcgtcgaaaattatattaatttCTCATTGTGGAAGGCCAGACGGAACAAAGAATGTAAAATACACCTTAAAGCCCGTTGCAGAAACATTAACCAAATTACTTGAAGAAGAAGTGCTTTTCCTAAATGACTGTGTAGGAGAAGAAGTAGAGAAACAGATAAACGAAGCCAAGGATAATTCTGTCATTCTTCTTGAAAATTTAAGATTCCatgtagaagaagaaggaaaaggagtaGATGGAGctggaaataaaataaaggctAATAAAGAAGATGTAGAAAAGTTTCAAAGTCAATTAACCAAATTAGgagatatttttattaatgaTGCTTTTGGAACAGCACATCGAGCACACAGTAGCATGGTTGGTATTAAATTGAATGTGAAAGCTTCTGgatttttgatgaaaaaagaattagaATATTTTAGTAAAGCTTTGGAAAATCCACAGAGACCTTTGCTAGCGATTTTAGGTGGAGCAAAAGTATCAGATAAAATtcaattaataaaaaatcttCTGGACAAAGTAGACAGAATGATAATTGGTGGTGGAATGGCCTACACTTTTAAATACGTGTTGAATAATATGAAAATAGGAGATTCACTTTTTGATGAAGCAGGTAGCAAAATTGTGAATGAAATTATGGAAAaggcaaaagaaaagaatgtacAAATTTACCTCCCTGTAGATTTTAAAGTAGCTGATAAATTTGATAATAACGCCAACACGAAAATTGTAACGGATAAAGAAGGTATTGAAGATAACTGGATGGGACTTGATGCTGGACCAAACAGTATCGAAAATTATAAGGATGTCATTTTAACCTCCAAAACAATTATTTGGAATGGACCCCAGGGGGTATTTGAGATGCCCAATTTTGCCAATGGTAGTATTGAATGTTTGAAATTGGTTATTGAAGCTACCAAGAAAGGAGCCATAACTATCGTCGGTGGAGGAGATACAGCTTCTCTAGTGGAACAAcaacagaagaagaatgaaatTAGCCATGTATCCACAGGTGGCGGGGCCTCCCTTGAATTActagaagggaaggaactcCCAGGTGTGTTGGCCCTCTCAAACAAATAATGGTTCTGCAGAGGATAACACCTGTATCGTTGCCCGTACGCATGCGTCGGGGTGGCAAGACGAATGGGAGAGGAGAACCCTCTTTGTACACCCGCTACTGTTTAGGAGTAATAAGATTAATTTCTTCACAAAGGAGTTATTCGAAGGGGTATCACTTCCAACGTAGGGAGGGAGAGAGCTTTTCCGTGAAAGCTCTACCCCACCTCGACCCCACGCGCAACTGTGTCTGCATAGAGTGATCACGCTTGTTATTTTCCcacgtatatgtacgtaaGGGACCATCGCTGGAGTGGTCCCAGAGATGTTCGCCATTGTACTGCAACCCATTGTACTTACATCGCACTGAGTGATTCGCCGCCGAGACGCGGCCGCCTaaccatactttttttttttttttttttttttttttttttttacacctgTCCTAAACCAATAGAACGCACCAACTTAGATTGTGTTTCACCTGAAAAATTGCGACACAGTACCCACGCACCAGATTAGGTATAGTGGTGCATTCATTCCGTAACGGGATGCCAACGTTTATTGCTAACCGAGACACGTGCAGCCACGGCGGAGTGACACCCATTCGAATCAAGAAAAAAGACCTCACTAAAATGGATGCGAAGAAGAACGGGGTGCATACCTTGGTTCATTCGGCTAATTCTCGCTTTGTAATCCACAGCACGTTGGAGAGGTGTACATGtgttttgttctttcaaAAAGGATTGCACTTTAATATGGTACTGCTTTGCTACCACCAAAACCCCCTTTGCTCCTTACTACTCGCACGTTCTCAAggaaaaaggtaaaataaattttttctttttttttctaaagggTTAGTAGAATTCCTCCAAACAACAGGGAAATATCGTTGCGACTTACGTTTAAAGTGTTGGGTCATTTACTCTTGGATGTGCCTCTGTTTAACCGTTTTGTTTTCGTTCCTCCGAACCCCCAGCTCTTATATGAACCCATTTTGCACTACAAATATGAGCCCACTTAAGTATTAATCCCTTTGCGGATAGTATGATGATGAGTTACATTTTTGGTAATACCATCCTAATCTTCTTCTTACTCCTAAAAAGGGTGCAATTCATAATTTGATAGGTTTcaccttttccctcttccaCTTGCATTGTATCAATATATGGGCACCGGATCGAACCTCAACGTGTGGCCTGCGCGAGTGTGTATTTGCCGGTGCGTGTATTTGCCGGAGCGTGTATTTGCCGGAGAGTGTATTTGCTGGAGCGTGTATTTGTCGCAGGGTGTATTTACCTAATTTCGCCTCACCCTGTTACTCTGCCCTGCTGCA is drawn from Plasmodium knowlesi strain H genome assembly, chromosome: 7 and contains these coding sequences:
- a CDS encoding phosphoglycerate kinase, putative, whose translation is MLGNKLSITDVKDIKGKKVLVRVDFNVPIENGIIKDTNRITATLPTIHHLKKEGASKIILISHCGRPDGTKNVKYTLKPVAETLTKLLEEEVLFLNDCVGEEVEKQINEAKDNSVILLENLRFHVEEEGKGVDGAGNKIKANKEDVEKFQSQLTKLGDIFINDAFGTAHRAHSSMVGIKLNVKASGFLMKKELEYFSKALENPQRPLLAILGGAKVSDKIQLIKNLLDKVDRMIIGGGMAYTFKYVLNNMKIGDSLFDEAGSKIVNEIMEKAKEKNVQIYLPVDFKVADKFDNNANTKIVTDKEGIEDNWMGLDAGPNSIENYKDVILTSKTIIWNGPQGVFEMPNFANGSIECLKLVIEATKKGAITIVGGGDTASLVEQQQKKNEISHVSTGGGASLELLEGKELPGVLALSNK